From a region of the Paenibacillus sp. R14(2021) genome:
- the aroF gene encoding 3-deoxy-7-phosphoheptulonate synthase, which translates to MIVITKNNVPEERISEIIQHIEKAGVQAHVSRGTDRTVIGIIGKAEPALAEHLRQMKGVENVIKISKSYKLASRDFHPDDTVIEIKGVKIGGEHLAIMGGPCAVETPEQIDEIARLVKAAGGQILRGGAFKPRTGPYSFQGIGVEGLAMMAEAGKKHGLLTITEVMTPEYVDVCAEYADILQVGTRNMQNFDLLRKLGTIKTPVLLKRGFSATYDEFLNAAEYILAGGNPNVMLCERGIRTFESYTRNTLDLAAIPVLQSLSHLPVISDPSHGTGRRELVEPMSKASVAAGANGLIIEMHTDPDNSMTGDGVQSLFPDQFAKLLKELEQLGSLVGRRFDTPKQPAEYFSTWVK; encoded by the coding sequence ATGATCGTTATTACGAAAAACAACGTACCCGAAGAACGCATCTCTGAAATCATACAGCACATCGAGAAAGCCGGCGTGCAGGCTCATGTTTCGCGAGGAACAGACCGCACGGTTATCGGAATTATTGGTAAAGCGGAGCCGGCGCTTGCCGAGCATCTTCGCCAGATGAAGGGCGTGGAGAATGTCATTAAGATTTCGAAGTCCTACAAGCTGGCAAGCCGCGACTTCCATCCCGACGATACGGTAATTGAAATCAAAGGGGTCAAAATAGGCGGGGAGCATCTTGCCATCATGGGCGGACCATGCGCGGTAGAGACGCCGGAGCAAATCGATGAAATCGCAAGACTGGTTAAGGCTGCCGGCGGGCAGATACTTCGCGGAGGAGCCTTCAAGCCGCGTACGGGGCCGTACAGCTTCCAAGGCATCGGCGTTGAAGGTCTGGCTATGATGGCGGAAGCAGGGAAGAAGCACGGCCTGCTGACGATTACGGAAGTCATGACGCCGGAATATGTCGATGTCTGCGCCGAATACGCTGATATTCTTCAAGTCGGCACGCGTAACATGCAGAATTTCGACTTGCTGCGCAAGCTTGGAACAATCAAAACGCCGGTATTGCTTAAGCGTGGGTTCAGTGCAACCTATGATGAATTCCTGAATGCGGCAGAATATATCCTCGCTGGCGGCAACCCGAATGTCATGCTCTGCGAGCGTGGAATCCGAACATTCGAGTCTTACACGCGGAATACGCTCGATTTGGCTGCGATCCCGGTGCTTCAATCACTCAGCCATCTGCCGGTTATATCCGATCCAAGCCATGGAACAGGCCGCCGGGAGCTGGTTGAGCCGATGTCCAAGGCGTCTGTGGCAGCTGGCGCTAACGGACTCATTATCGAAATGCACACGGATCCTGACAACTCGATGACGGGTGACGGCGTTCAATCCTTATTCCCCGATCAATTTGCGAAATTGCTGAAGGAATTGGAGCAGCTCGGCAGCCTCGTAGGCAGACGTTTCGATACCCCGAAACAGCCCGCCGAATACTTCAGCACATGGGTCAAGTAA